A stretch of Brassica rapa cultivar Chiifu-401-42 chromosome A08, CAAS_Brap_v3.01, whole genome shotgun sequence DNA encodes these proteins:
- the LOC103834430 gene encoding cyclin-D3-1 → MAIPKEEESREEHSTSFLLDALYCEEEKWDDEEVVEENSSYSSFSSSTTSPFVLLEQDLFWEDEDLVTLFTKEEDQELISCLDDVYLATDRKEAVGWILRVNSHYGFSTLAAVLAITYLDKFICSYSLQRDKPWMLQLVSVACLSLAAKVEETHVPLLLDFQVEETKYVFEAKTIQRMELLILSTLQWKMHLITPISFLDHIIRRLGLKNNAHWDFLNRCHRLLLSVISDSRFVGYRPSVVAAATMMRVIDQVEPFDPLSHQTKLLNVLNITKEKVEPCYNLILQDRIGLQIETQTSRKRKSRDSPSLISPSCVIDSNPFNGDESSNDSWLTSSYTPTPSSPEQEPPVKKTKKEKPILHLPWAIVASP, encoded by the exons ATTCCAAAGGAGGAAGAAAGTAGAGAAGAGCATAGCACTTCGTTTCTTCTTGATGCTCTCTACTGCGAAGAAGAGAAATGGGACGATGAAGAAGTAGTTGAAGAGAACTCTTCctattcttctttttcttcttctactactTCTCCGTTCGTTCTTCTGGAGCAAGATTTGTTCTGGGAAGACGAAGATCTGGTCACTCTCTTCACCaaagaagaagatcaagaaCTCATCAGCTGTCTCGATGATGTTTATCTCGCAACTGATCGAAAAGAAGCCGTGGGTTGGATTCTGAGAGTCAACTCTCATTATGGGTTCTCTACTTTAGCAGCTGTTTTAGCCATAACTTATCTCGACAAGTTCATCTGTAGCTACAGCTTACAGAGAGACAAACCATGGATGCTTCAGCTCGTTTCTGTTGCTTGCCTCTCTCTAGCTGCTAAAGTCGAAGAAACCCATGTCCCTCTTCTTCTAGACTTTCAA GTGGAGGAGACAAAGTATGTGTTTGAGGCAAAAACCATACAGAGAATGGAGTTGCTGATTCTCTCTACTCTCCAATGGAAGATGCATCTCATCACTCCAATCTCGTTTCTAGACCACATCATCAGGAGACTGGGGCTTAAGAACAATGCTCACTGGGATTTCCTCAACAGATGCCACCGTCTCCTCCTCTCTGTAATCTCCG ATTCAAGATTTGTCGGCTACCGCCCGTCAGTTGTTGCCGCAGCCACCATGATGCGAGTCATAGACCAAGTTGAGCCCTTTGACCCTCTTTCACACCAAACCAAGCTCCTCAACGTCCTTAACATAACCAAG GAAAAGGTCGAACCTTGCTACAATCTCATCCTCCAGGATCGTATCGGTTTACAGATCGAAACCCAAACTTCCCGGAAACGCAAGAGTCGCGATTCGCCATCGTTGATCTCCCCAAGCTGCGTGATCGATTCAAATCCTTTCAATGGCGACGAAAGCTCAAATGATTCGTGGTTAACGAGTTCGTACACTCCTACACCATCGTCGCCGGAGCAAGAACCTCCggtgaagaagacgaagaaagaGAAACCGATTTTGCATCTGCCATGGGCAATCGTAGCCTCTCCGTGA